The following are encoded together in the Chaetodon trifascialis isolate fChaTrf1 chromosome 3, fChaTrf1.hap1, whole genome shotgun sequence genome:
- the fgd5a gene encoding FYVE, RhoGEF and PH domain-containing protein 5 isoform X2 codes for MNADFQNPMQVPQPKVRSHLTIKVQSKLMSRPCPPVHGPKPPVAPKPRPLYGPHTHGGTCPPQSLSNGDLAHSDGETEDLHEMAEETQDKEEKSEAEDKFNDNGIGHHNKEDTVLEIKKEIEKEVDVLDNDSDSIGSEDTVKADDGETADTTEDENTDNDLNQPEGGDHTDDENTSALSLLPADMKDETGEEAEKEEQSCSEKTEILASTGHAEEENCDQTQSLSQTELNELDSGHSEDCVHCPEETELEDGGFAFGFSVLPTVTEEYPYDVIGPTDDASDTCESCDPAETEVWQPERATKDLSGCFRFTSSTEDVFGPYSVIEAVPSDIADTADPEWSQDDTDDKPSNETQTAGAPNQEPYYVSSDDVDKLEDKQSPSGLGEIEEGTEESNQHKEKVQGNESADEYADIDDSLCTKADDFEQCVSSEDYVEIGDDDEEEETEKKHIKGKSAKERTAKREQAFLSQRASCQPRLRLCNITVPADLDLGRTPELTNRVVFAHTTEAFEEDIEELDCHIVPYYEDTDSDSEEHIYEEAGFDSEGENFVTLDRKTIVTRSRSYSGKVPGYVPETVPEETGTEYQTHDYCTVAIDKTTEPLGHSQQPGTNCLIPSMKSRRFLLYSRSAEGPELSLTTPTEISQSLKDEIRMKRKDDTLSLPCVITSSGSFSQRSHQSSSGVSTPTSLVDIPPPFELAYITKRPVTKSSPSVLIQHEPSDIPKKKKSSFKRFLALKFKKKTDSKGFSDGSVRSSRSSSESSHHGPVRVIELDRRSTSSSPQLQSHLVNSHHRPLDLPSSFVHHQRRKSYGRGVSRVESFEERSRRSIMPLPLTKPRSISFPSADTSDYENIPAMSSDYENIQIPGRPTRSHTVTEFFEDPNRSTVLCNENDGYVDMNSFPGIDSTLQTSKADAESAYTEPFPMNPVSGGLSADEDHGRTSEEEEGVAEQSYDRQIDGRSRAFYVAKELVDSERQHVSTLKYLQEDFRSAVAEGEEGEPVLEEQRLGEILGVLPQVYTLHSSILTELEQRINQWEESQRVVDVILSRRQDFGVFDTYISEYDRSMSLLEESCRNNLAFASIVKKFETRSPEEAEVPLKHQLLQVIVRVLQYRMLLTDYLNNLSPDSKEYEDTQAALVIVSEVADQANDNLKQGENLLRLVHIEYSVKSKRDLLKPGRMFVKEGTLMKVSKKSRQPRHLFLMNDIMLYTYPQQDGKYRLKNTLSLSGMKVSKPGLDNVLNCLRIEVSDITITLSASSVGEREDWFHTLSRAIADHAAGLCTFGGPCSEAREKLWMALGEAAPVLVPVSHVMMCMNCTSDFSLTLRRHHCNACGKVVCRACSRNRYPLKYLKDRVAKVCDHCYAELRKRGGSVSGACGNSSPRTHRASRPLSAVFQSLQPPSLWKSRKSTSPLNQVALAVEGSTISGSLQRRKKSKRKWKRLWFLLKDKDKVASESLPLQGFTVKLTERPEGEESSNVFHLYHKKTLYYTFRADDHHTARRWVNAMEEATVL; via the exons ATGAACGCAG ATTTTCAAAATCCAATGCAAGTCCCTCAACCAAAGGTCCGCAGTCATCTGACCATCAAAGTGCAGTCCAAACTGATGTCCAGGCCGTGTCCCCCTGTCCATGGTCCAAAACCTCCTGTCGCCCCCAAGCCCAGACCCCTGTATGGTCCTCACACACACGGTGGGACCTGCCCACCACAGAGCCTGAGTAACGGGGACCTGGCTCACTCTGATGGAGAGACGGAAGATCTCCATGAAATGGCTGAGGAGACTcaggacaaagaggagaaaagtgagGCAGAGGACAAGTTCAATGACAATGGCATAGGACACCATAACAAAGAGGACACAGTACTAGAAATTAAGAAGGAAATAGAAAAAGAAGTAGACGTATTGGATAATGACAGTGACAGCATTGGCTCTGAGGACACAGTCAAAGCAGATGATGGTGAGACTGCTGACACTACTGAAGACGAAAACACTGACAATGACTTGAACCAGCCTGAGGGTGGCgatcacactgatgatgagAATACATCAGCACTCTCACTTCTTCCTGCTGACATGAAGGatgagacaggagaggaggcagaaaagGAGGAACAGAGTTGCagtgaaaagactgaaatactTGCCTCTACAGgacatgcagaggaagaaaactgtGATCAAACGCAATCACTCAGTCAGACTGAACTTAATGAATTGGACAGTGGACATAGTGAGGACTGCGTTCACTGTCCAGAGGAGACCGAGCTGGAAGATGGAGGATTTGCATTTGGATTCAGCGTGCTTCCAACAGTAACTGAGGAGTATCCCTACGATGTGATTGGCCCCACAGATGATGCTAGTGATACATGTGAGTCATGTGACCCAGCTGAAACAGAGGTATGGCAACCGGAACGGGCCACCAAAGACCTCTCTGGCTGTTTTCGATTCACGTCCAGCACTGAGGATGTGTTTGGGCCTTATTCAGTCATCGAAGCCGTTCCGTCAGATATCGCTGACACTGCTGACCCAGAGTGGAGTCAGGATGACACTGATGACAAAccttcaaatgaaacacaaaccGCAGGTGCTCCTAACCAGGAACCTTACTATGTGTCATCAGATGATGTGGACAAGCTGGAGGATAAGCAGTCCCCCTCAGGACTGGGTGAGATTGAGGAGGGCACTGAGGAGTcaaatcagcacaaagaaaaagtaCAGGGCAATGAGTCGGCAGATGAGTACGCAGACATTGACGACTCACTCTGCACTAAAGCAGATGACTTTGAACAGTGTGTCTCATCGGAGGATTATGTCGAGATAGGCGATGATGACGAAGAGGAAGAAACGGAAAAGAAACATATCAAAGGGAAAAGTGCGAAAGAGAGAACTGCAAAACGAGAGCAGGCTTTCCTCAGCCAGCGAGCAAGCTGCCAGCCTCGCCTCAGGTTGTGCAACATCACAGTACCAGCTGACCTCGACCTGGGCCGCACCCCAGAGCTCACCAACAGGGTGGTGTTTGCCCACACCACTGAGGCCTTTGAAGAAGACATTGAAGAGCTGGACTGCCATATTGTGCCTTACTATGAGGACACAGACTCGGACAGTGAAGAACATATATACGAAGAGGCAGGGTTTGACTCAGAAGGAGAGAACTTTGTGACACTTGATAGGAAGACTATTGTCACACGATCACGCTCTTATTCTGGGAAAGTTCCAGGTTATGTCCCAGAAACTGTACCAGAGGAGACAGGGACAGAGTACCAGACTCATGACTACTGTACAGTGGCCATAGATAAGACCACTGAACCACTTGGCCATTCACAGCAGCCCGGGACCAACTGTTTGATCCCGTCTATGAAGTCTCGCCGCTTCCTGTTATATTCCCGGTCTGCAGAAGGTCCAGAATTGTCCTTGACTACTCCCACAGAAATCAGTCAGTCTCTGAAGGATGAGATCAGAATGAAGAGGAAAGATGATACTCTTTCACTCCCCTGTGTCATAACCTCTTCTGGAAGCTTCTCTCAGCGTAGCCATCAATCATCCAGTGGTGTTTCCACACCAACCTCTCTAGTTGACATCCCACCACCATTTGAACTGGCATACATCACTAAAAGACCAGTCACCAAGAGTTCCCCATCCGTCCTGATTCAGCATGAACCCAGTGACATACctaagaagaagaaatcctccTTCAAGCGCTTTCTGGCTCTTAAGTTCAAGAAGAAAACAGATTCAAAGGGTTTCAGTGATGGTAGCGTCCGCTCTTCACGTTCTTCCTCCGAGTCTAGCCACCACGGCCCAGTAAGAGTCATAGAGCTTGATCGCAGAAGTACCAGTAGCTCTCCTCAGCTTCAGTCCCACCTGGTGAACTCCCATCACCGTCCTTTAGACCTGCCGTCCTCCTTTGTCCACCACCAGAGAAGAAAGTCTTACGGCAGGGGCGTCTCCAGAGTAGAGTCCTTCGAGGAGCGTTCTCGGCGCTCCATCATGCCTCTGCCTTTAACCAAACCCCGCTCCATCTCATTCCCCAGTGCGGACACCTCAGACTATGAAAATATCCCAGCCATGAGCTCAGACTATGAGAACATCCAGATCCCAGGCAGACCCACCAGATCCCACACTGTGACTGAGTTTTTTGAGGACCCAAACCGCAGTACGGTTCTCTGCAATGAGAATGATGGCTATGTGGATATGAACAGTTTCCCAGGGATTGACAGCACACTCCAGACATCAAAAGCAGACGCTGAAAG CGCCTACACAGAGCCTTTCCCAATGAACCCTGTCTCTGGTGGGCTGTCAGCAGATGAGGACCACGGGCGTacctcagaggaggaagagggggtggCGGAGCAAAGTTATGACCGGCAG ATTGATGGAAGATCCCGAGCCTTCTACGTCGCCAAAGAGCTCGTCGACTCAGAGAGACA ACATGTCAGCACCCTTAAGTACCTTCAAGAG GACTTCAGGTCAGCAGTGGCAGAGGGTGAGGAAGGGGAGCCcgtgctggaggagcagaggttAGGAGAGATCCTGGGAGTGCTCCCACAGGTCTACACCCTCCACAGCAGCATCCTTACCGAGCTGGAGCAGCGCATCAACCAGTG GGAGGAGAGCCAAAGGGTAGTAGATGTGATCCTGTCACGTCGGCAGGACTTTGGGGTGTTTGACACCTACATCTCAGAGTATGATCGCAGCATGTCCTTActggaggagagctgcaggaACAACCTGGCCTTCGCCAGCATCGTCAAGAAGTTTGAG acaagAAGCCCAGAAGAAGCTGAAGTCCCACTGAaacaccagctgctgcaggttatAGTGAGAGTACTTCAATATCGAATGCTActcacag ATTACCTGAACAACCTCTCTCCCGATTCTAAAGAATACGAAGACACGCAAG cTGCCTTGGTGATCGTGTCCGAGGTGGCAGACCAGGCCAATGACAATCTGAAACAGGGG GAGAACCTGCTGCGCCTGGTCCACATAGAGTACAGCGTGAAGAGCAAGAGGGACCTCCTGAAACCCGGAAGG ATGTTTGTGAAAGAGGGCACACTCATGAAAGTCTCGAAGAAAAGCAGGCAGCCCCGACACCTGTTTCTG ATGAACGATATAATGCTGTACACCTACCCTCAGCAGGATGGAAAATACAGGCTAAAGaacacactgtctctgtctgggATGAAG gtgagcaaACCTGGCCTCGACAACGTGCTGAACTGCCTTAGGATCGAGGTGTCTGACATCACTATTACTCTGTCGGCCAG TTCAgttggagagagggaggactggTTCCACACGCTGAGTCGAGCCATAGCAGACCATGCTGCAGGACTCTGTACGTTTGGTGGACCCTGCAGTGAG gcCCGTGAGAAGTTATGGATGGCTCTGGGTGAGGCGGCTCCTGTGCTGGTGCCAGTTTCTCATGTGATGATGTGCATGAACTGTACCTCCGACTTCAGCCTCACGCTGAGACGACACCACTGCAACGCCTGTGGCaag GTGGTGTGCCGAGCTTGTTCCAGGAACAGATACCCACTGAAGTACCTCAAAGACAGGGTGGCCAAAGTGTGTGACCACTGCTATGCTGAGCTCAGGAAAAGAG gaGGCAGCGTGTCGGGGGCCTGTGGTAACTCCAGCCCTCGGACTCACAGGGCCAGCCGTCCCCTCTCTGCGGTCTTCCAGAGCCTGCAGCCCCCGAGTTTGTGGAAGAGCAGGAAGAGCACCTCCCCTCTCAACCAG GTAGCACTTGCCGTGGAGGGCTCCACCATAAGCGGCAGCCTGCAGCGCCGGAAGAAAAGCAAGCGGAAGTGGAAGCGGCTGTGGTTCCTCCTCAAAGACAAG GATAAAGTGGCTTCAGAGAGTCTACCTCTGCAGGGCTTCACCGTCAAGCTGACAGAGAGgccagagggagaggagagcagcaacGTGTTCCATCTGTACCACAAGAAAACCCTGTACTACACCTTCAGGGCTGATGACCATCACACTGCACGCAG
- the fgd5a gene encoding FYVE, RhoGEF and PH domain-containing protein 5 isoform X1 has protein sequence MNADFQNPMQVPQPKVRSHLTIKVQSKLMSRPCPPVHGPKPPVAPKPRPLYGPHTHGGTCPPQSLSNGDLAHSDGETEDLHEMAEETQDKEEKSEAEDKFNDNGIGHHNKEDTVLEIKKEIEKEVDVLDNDSDSIGSEDTVKADDGETADTTEDENTDNDLNQPEGGDHTDDENTSALSLLPADMKDETGEEAEKEEQSCSEKTEILASTGHAEEENCDQTQSLSQTELNELDSGHSEDCVHCPEETELEDGGFAFGFSVLPTVTEEYPYDVIGPTDDASDTCESCDPAETEVWQPERATKDLSGCFRFTSSTEDVFGPYSVIEAVPSDIADTADPEWSQDDTDDKPSNETQTAGAPNQEPYYVSSDDVDKLEDKQSPSGLGEIEEGTEESNQHKEKVQGNESADEYADIDDSLCTKADDFEQCVSSEDYVEIGDDDEEEETEKKHIKGKSAKERTAKREQAFLSQRASCQPRLRLCNITVPADLDLGRTPELTNRVVFAHTTEAFEEDIEELDCHIVPYYEDTDSDSEEHIYEEAGFDSEGENFVTLDRKTIVTRSRSYSGKVPGYVPETVPEETGTEYQTHDYCTVAIDKTTEPLGHSQQPGTNCLIPSMKSRRFLLYSRSAEGPELSLTTPTEISQSLKDEIRMKRKDDTLSLPCVITSSGSFSQRSHQSSSGVSTPTSLVDIPPPFELAYITKRPVTKSSPSVLIQHEPSDIPKKKKSSFKRFLALKFKKKTDSKGFSDGSVRSSRSSSESSHHGPVRVIELDRRSTSSSPQLQSHLVNSHHRPLDLPSSFVHHQRRKSYGRGVSRVESFEERSRRSIMPLPLTKPRSISFPSADTSDYENIPAMSSDYENIQIPGRPTRSHTVTEFFEDPNRSTVLCNENDGYVDMNSFPGIDSTLQTSKADAESAYTEPFPMNPVSGGLSADEDHGRTSEEEEGVAEQSYDRQIDGRSRAFYVAKELVDSERQHVSTLKYLQEDFRSAVAEGEEGEPVLEEQRLGEILGVLPQVYTLHSSILTELEQRINQWEESQRVVDVILSRRQDFGVFDTYISEYDRSMSLLEESCRNNLAFASIVKKFETRSPEEAEVPLKHQLLQVIVRVLQYRMLLTDYLNNLSPDSKEYEDTQAALVIVSEVADQANDNLKQGENLLRLVHIEYSVKSKRDLLKPGRMFVKEGTLMKVSKKSRQPRHLFLMNDIMLYTYPQQDGKYRLKNTLSLSGMKVSKPGLDNVLNCLRIEVSDITITLSASSVGEREDWFHTLSRAIADHAAGLCTFGGPCSEAREKLWMALGEAAPVLVPVSHVMMCMNCTSDFSLTLRRHHCNACGKVVCRACSRNRYPLKYLKDRVAKVCDHCYAELRKRGGSVSGACGNSSPRTHRASRPLSAVFQSLQPPSLWKSRKSTSPLNQVALAVEGSTISGSLQRRKKSKRKWKRLWFLLKDKVLYTFTAREDKVASESLPLQGFTVKLTERPEGEESSNVFHLYHKKTLYYTFRADDHHTARRWVNAMEEATVL, from the exons ATGAACGCAG ATTTTCAAAATCCAATGCAAGTCCCTCAACCAAAGGTCCGCAGTCATCTGACCATCAAAGTGCAGTCCAAACTGATGTCCAGGCCGTGTCCCCCTGTCCATGGTCCAAAACCTCCTGTCGCCCCCAAGCCCAGACCCCTGTATGGTCCTCACACACACGGTGGGACCTGCCCACCACAGAGCCTGAGTAACGGGGACCTGGCTCACTCTGATGGAGAGACGGAAGATCTCCATGAAATGGCTGAGGAGACTcaggacaaagaggagaaaagtgagGCAGAGGACAAGTTCAATGACAATGGCATAGGACACCATAACAAAGAGGACACAGTACTAGAAATTAAGAAGGAAATAGAAAAAGAAGTAGACGTATTGGATAATGACAGTGACAGCATTGGCTCTGAGGACACAGTCAAAGCAGATGATGGTGAGACTGCTGACACTACTGAAGACGAAAACACTGACAATGACTTGAACCAGCCTGAGGGTGGCgatcacactgatgatgagAATACATCAGCACTCTCACTTCTTCCTGCTGACATGAAGGatgagacaggagaggaggcagaaaagGAGGAACAGAGTTGCagtgaaaagactgaaatactTGCCTCTACAGgacatgcagaggaagaaaactgtGATCAAACGCAATCACTCAGTCAGACTGAACTTAATGAATTGGACAGTGGACATAGTGAGGACTGCGTTCACTGTCCAGAGGAGACCGAGCTGGAAGATGGAGGATTTGCATTTGGATTCAGCGTGCTTCCAACAGTAACTGAGGAGTATCCCTACGATGTGATTGGCCCCACAGATGATGCTAGTGATACATGTGAGTCATGTGACCCAGCTGAAACAGAGGTATGGCAACCGGAACGGGCCACCAAAGACCTCTCTGGCTGTTTTCGATTCACGTCCAGCACTGAGGATGTGTTTGGGCCTTATTCAGTCATCGAAGCCGTTCCGTCAGATATCGCTGACACTGCTGACCCAGAGTGGAGTCAGGATGACACTGATGACAAAccttcaaatgaaacacaaaccGCAGGTGCTCCTAACCAGGAACCTTACTATGTGTCATCAGATGATGTGGACAAGCTGGAGGATAAGCAGTCCCCCTCAGGACTGGGTGAGATTGAGGAGGGCACTGAGGAGTcaaatcagcacaaagaaaaagtaCAGGGCAATGAGTCGGCAGATGAGTACGCAGACATTGACGACTCACTCTGCACTAAAGCAGATGACTTTGAACAGTGTGTCTCATCGGAGGATTATGTCGAGATAGGCGATGATGACGAAGAGGAAGAAACGGAAAAGAAACATATCAAAGGGAAAAGTGCGAAAGAGAGAACTGCAAAACGAGAGCAGGCTTTCCTCAGCCAGCGAGCAAGCTGCCAGCCTCGCCTCAGGTTGTGCAACATCACAGTACCAGCTGACCTCGACCTGGGCCGCACCCCAGAGCTCACCAACAGGGTGGTGTTTGCCCACACCACTGAGGCCTTTGAAGAAGACATTGAAGAGCTGGACTGCCATATTGTGCCTTACTATGAGGACACAGACTCGGACAGTGAAGAACATATATACGAAGAGGCAGGGTTTGACTCAGAAGGAGAGAACTTTGTGACACTTGATAGGAAGACTATTGTCACACGATCACGCTCTTATTCTGGGAAAGTTCCAGGTTATGTCCCAGAAACTGTACCAGAGGAGACAGGGACAGAGTACCAGACTCATGACTACTGTACAGTGGCCATAGATAAGACCACTGAACCACTTGGCCATTCACAGCAGCCCGGGACCAACTGTTTGATCCCGTCTATGAAGTCTCGCCGCTTCCTGTTATATTCCCGGTCTGCAGAAGGTCCAGAATTGTCCTTGACTACTCCCACAGAAATCAGTCAGTCTCTGAAGGATGAGATCAGAATGAAGAGGAAAGATGATACTCTTTCACTCCCCTGTGTCATAACCTCTTCTGGAAGCTTCTCTCAGCGTAGCCATCAATCATCCAGTGGTGTTTCCACACCAACCTCTCTAGTTGACATCCCACCACCATTTGAACTGGCATACATCACTAAAAGACCAGTCACCAAGAGTTCCCCATCCGTCCTGATTCAGCATGAACCCAGTGACATACctaagaagaagaaatcctccTTCAAGCGCTTTCTGGCTCTTAAGTTCAAGAAGAAAACAGATTCAAAGGGTTTCAGTGATGGTAGCGTCCGCTCTTCACGTTCTTCCTCCGAGTCTAGCCACCACGGCCCAGTAAGAGTCATAGAGCTTGATCGCAGAAGTACCAGTAGCTCTCCTCAGCTTCAGTCCCACCTGGTGAACTCCCATCACCGTCCTTTAGACCTGCCGTCCTCCTTTGTCCACCACCAGAGAAGAAAGTCTTACGGCAGGGGCGTCTCCAGAGTAGAGTCCTTCGAGGAGCGTTCTCGGCGCTCCATCATGCCTCTGCCTTTAACCAAACCCCGCTCCATCTCATTCCCCAGTGCGGACACCTCAGACTATGAAAATATCCCAGCCATGAGCTCAGACTATGAGAACATCCAGATCCCAGGCAGACCCACCAGATCCCACACTGTGACTGAGTTTTTTGAGGACCCAAACCGCAGTACGGTTCTCTGCAATGAGAATGATGGCTATGTGGATATGAACAGTTTCCCAGGGATTGACAGCACACTCCAGACATCAAAAGCAGACGCTGAAAG CGCCTACACAGAGCCTTTCCCAATGAACCCTGTCTCTGGTGGGCTGTCAGCAGATGAGGACCACGGGCGTacctcagaggaggaagagggggtggCGGAGCAAAGTTATGACCGGCAG ATTGATGGAAGATCCCGAGCCTTCTACGTCGCCAAAGAGCTCGTCGACTCAGAGAGACA ACATGTCAGCACCCTTAAGTACCTTCAAGAG GACTTCAGGTCAGCAGTGGCAGAGGGTGAGGAAGGGGAGCCcgtgctggaggagcagaggttAGGAGAGATCCTGGGAGTGCTCCCACAGGTCTACACCCTCCACAGCAGCATCCTTACCGAGCTGGAGCAGCGCATCAACCAGTG GGAGGAGAGCCAAAGGGTAGTAGATGTGATCCTGTCACGTCGGCAGGACTTTGGGGTGTTTGACACCTACATCTCAGAGTATGATCGCAGCATGTCCTTActggaggagagctgcaggaACAACCTGGCCTTCGCCAGCATCGTCAAGAAGTTTGAG acaagAAGCCCAGAAGAAGCTGAAGTCCCACTGAaacaccagctgctgcaggttatAGTGAGAGTACTTCAATATCGAATGCTActcacag ATTACCTGAACAACCTCTCTCCCGATTCTAAAGAATACGAAGACACGCAAG cTGCCTTGGTGATCGTGTCCGAGGTGGCAGACCAGGCCAATGACAATCTGAAACAGGGG GAGAACCTGCTGCGCCTGGTCCACATAGAGTACAGCGTGAAGAGCAAGAGGGACCTCCTGAAACCCGGAAGG ATGTTTGTGAAAGAGGGCACACTCATGAAAGTCTCGAAGAAAAGCAGGCAGCCCCGACACCTGTTTCTG ATGAACGATATAATGCTGTACACCTACCCTCAGCAGGATGGAAAATACAGGCTAAAGaacacactgtctctgtctgggATGAAG gtgagcaaACCTGGCCTCGACAACGTGCTGAACTGCCTTAGGATCGAGGTGTCTGACATCACTATTACTCTGTCGGCCAG TTCAgttggagagagggaggactggTTCCACACGCTGAGTCGAGCCATAGCAGACCATGCTGCAGGACTCTGTACGTTTGGTGGACCCTGCAGTGAG gcCCGTGAGAAGTTATGGATGGCTCTGGGTGAGGCGGCTCCTGTGCTGGTGCCAGTTTCTCATGTGATGATGTGCATGAACTGTACCTCCGACTTCAGCCTCACGCTGAGACGACACCACTGCAACGCCTGTGGCaag GTGGTGTGCCGAGCTTGTTCCAGGAACAGATACCCACTGAAGTACCTCAAAGACAGGGTGGCCAAAGTGTGTGACCACTGCTATGCTGAGCTCAGGAAAAGAG gaGGCAGCGTGTCGGGGGCCTGTGGTAACTCCAGCCCTCGGACTCACAGGGCCAGCCGTCCCCTCTCTGCGGTCTTCCAGAGCCTGCAGCCCCCGAGTTTGTGGAAGAGCAGGAAGAGCACCTCCCCTCTCAACCAG GTAGCACTTGCCGTGGAGGGCTCCACCATAAGCGGCAGCCTGCAGCGCCGGAAGAAAAGCAAGCGGAAGTGGAAGCGGCTGTGGTTCCTCCTCAAAGACAAGGTGCTCTACACCTTCACAGCCCGTGAG GATAAAGTGGCTTCAGAGAGTCTACCTCTGCAGGGCTTCACCGTCAAGCTGACAGAGAGgccagagggagaggagagcagcaacGTGTTCCATCTGTACCACAAGAAAACCCTGTACTACACCTTCAGGGCTGATGACCATCACACTGCACGCAG